From the genome of Acidimicrobiia bacterium:
GGTAAAAAGCGTTGGCTGGGCTCATGCAAGCACCAAAGTCACGCAGGCCTTCGGCCCGGGCCCGCATAGAGAGTGCCTGTGGCCCAAATTCTTCGGCAAAAGTTATGCCGTGGTACCCGTCGTAGGGTTCGGTCAAAGTAGGGAACTTTCCGCTGGCTTCCCAATCGAAACGGCCCCCGTCAACAATTGCTCCCCCAATGGCTACTCCGTGGCCGCCTAAAAATTTGGTTACCGAATGCATGACAATGTCGGCCCCGTGTTCAATGGGCCGCACCAGGTACGGGGTGGCAAAAGTGGAATCCACGCAAAGCGGCAAACCAGCGCCGTGGGCTACTTCGGCGATGGCTGCGATGTCAAGTACCTCTATGCCGGGGTTACCAAGGGTTTCAGCGAAGACCAGGCGGGTTTCTGGGCGTATGGCGTCGGCAAAAGCTTTGGGGTCTCGGGGGTCGACAAAAGTGGTGGTAATGCCAAAACGCGGCAAGGTCAGGTTCATCATGTTGTGACTACCGCCGTAGATGTTTCGGCTGGACACAATGTGGTCTCCGGCGCTAAGCAGGGTGGCTACGGCGAGGTGGAGGGCCGCTTGGCCACTGGCCGTGCATACGGCGCCCACGCCGCCTTCCAGCGAAGCAATGCGTTCTTCCAAGACCGAAACGGTGGGGTTGGAGAGTCGGCTATAAAGGTGGCCGCTTACTTCTAGGTTGAAGAGTCCGGCTGCATGATCGACGGAATCAAAAACGTAAGAAGTGGTCTGATGGATGGGCACGGCTCGCGACCCGGTGGTGGGGTCGGGCTGTTGGCCAGCGTGTAGTGCCCGGGTGTCGAAACCAAGAAAATCTGGGTCAACCATGTCAGCAACCTACGAGTTCTTCGAGTTGGTCCAAACTTACCGCTGAGCCTATGGCGACTAAAATGTCACCCGCTTCAAAGGGTCGCCCCCCAAGATCGTCGGTGTGGAACTGCCCAGAAGAGTCACGGACGGTGAGCACGATGGCTCCGGTGGATTTCCGCAGATCAAGGCTGTCAAGGGTTTTACCGGCCAGCACGCAGTCATCGGGAATGTTGATTTCACGCATGCCGGCTTCGAATGTTCCGTCATGAACCACCACATCAATAAAGTCAGCCACCGTGGGCTGGGTAGCTAAAC
Proteins encoded in this window:
- a CDS encoding O-acetylhomoserine aminocarboxypropyltransferase; translated protein: MVDPDFLGFDTRALHAGQQPDPTTGSRAVPIHQTTSYVFDSVDHAAGLFNLEVSGHLYSRLSNPTVSVLEERIASLEGGVGAVCTASGQAALHLAVATLLSAGDHIVSSRNIYGGSHNMMNLTLPRFGITTTFVDPRDPKAFADAIRPETRLVFAETLGNPGIEVLDIAAIAEVAHGAGLPLCVDSTFATPYLVRPIEHGADIVMHSVTKFLGGHGVAIGGAIVDGGRFDWEASGKFPTLTEPYDGYHGITFAEEFGPQALSMRARAEGLRDFGACMSPANAFYLLQGIETLPLRMARHVENTRQVLDLLDAHPAVEWIKHPEHPSHPDFELAKLLYPKGAGAILSFGVKGGRAAGRKFIEGVSLASHLANIGDAKTLVIHPGSTTHQQMSDADLEAAGISDNLIRLSVGLEDVTDICADLNQALKASQR